One window of Mediterraneibacter butyricigenes genomic DNA carries:
- a CDS encoding peptidoglycan D,D-transpeptidase FtsI family protein, with protein sequence MAKRNQFNFLIRKFPKRMQKKLAFLFLAVMAVFAILIGIIMTINVKNGDKYTKKVLNQQVYDSRTIPFKRGDIVDRNGTKLATSERIYNLILDVKALGEAEELNQGAQESTISMLVSKFGVDEKELRATIQQNPDSRYQILKKGLTYEQSKEFEEITGDKKKYPNVTGIWLEENYKRTYPYNSLASTVVGFSGSGNAGAVGLESAYNSILNGTDGREYGYLDDNSSLEQTVKEAVNGNTVVSTIDATLQGIVEESILEFNQEHEGEARADEPGSANTGVIVMNPNNGEVLAMANYPNFDPNNPEDLSFIYSEKKIKSMSDEEKTEARSKMWKNFCISDAFEPGSTMKPFTVAAGLETGAITGNETYVCGGSLHVGDYDIHCHLRSGHGTQTIEEAIANSCNVALMQIAEAIGVENFTKYQRIFGFGQYTGIDLPNEGYTASLLYTKDNMQVTDLATNSFGQNFNVTMIQLASGFCSLVNGGNYYEPHVVKQIQDEDGNVLETKDPVLLKKTISSETSDQVRQYMKAVVDYGTGTSAQVEGYEIGGKTGTAEKLPRGNGNYLLSFIGYAPVENPEVVIYVVIDEPNVENQSVSSYIMELSQKIMAKAFPYLNITRSESATATGGNGSSQNDYQDYDSSYEDNYSNDSGYYEDESGSYDPDYTDWADSGYDDEE encoded by the coding sequence ATGGCAAAGAGAAATCAATTTAACTTTCTGATCCGAAAATTTCCGAAAAGAATGCAGAAAAAGCTGGCATTTCTGTTTTTGGCAGTCATGGCAGTTTTTGCTATTTTAATAGGAATTATTATGACGATCAACGTGAAAAATGGTGATAAATATACCAAAAAGGTTCTGAATCAGCAAGTATATGACAGCAGAACCATTCCGTTTAAGCGGGGAGATATTGTAGACAGAAACGGAACAAAACTGGCAACCAGTGAACGAATCTACAATCTGATCCTGGATGTGAAAGCACTGGGAGAGGCAGAAGAGTTGAATCAAGGTGCTCAGGAGTCAACGATCAGCATGTTGGTCAGTAAATTCGGAGTGGATGAAAAAGAACTCCGGGCAACAATCCAGCAAAATCCGGACAGTCGATATCAGATTTTGAAAAAAGGACTGACTTATGAACAGTCCAAAGAGTTTGAAGAAATTACAGGGGATAAGAAAAAGTACCCCAATGTGACCGGAATCTGGTTGGAGGAAAATTATAAGAGAACTTATCCTTACAACAGTCTGGCAAGTACTGTAGTTGGATTTTCAGGGAGTGGAAATGCAGGAGCAGTAGGGCTGGAAAGTGCATACAACTCCATTTTAAACGGAACCGATGGAAGAGAATACGGATATTTAGATGACAATTCGTCTCTGGAACAGACGGTGAAGGAAGCGGTCAATGGAAATACTGTGGTGTCCACGATTGATGCAACCTTACAGGGCATTGTAGAGGAGAGTATTCTGGAATTTAACCAGGAACATGAAGGAGAGGCAAGAGCGGATGAACCGGGAAGCGCCAACACGGGTGTGATTGTGATGAATCCAAATAACGGAGAAGTTCTGGCGATGGCAAATTATCCGAACTTTGATCCAAACAATCCGGAAGATCTTTCCTTTATTTATTCCGAGAAGAAGATTAAGTCGATGTCGGATGAAGAAAAGACGGAAGCGCGAAGCAAAATGTGGAAAAATTTCTGTATCAGCGATGCTTTTGAGCCGGGATCGACGATGAAACCATTTACGGTGGCAGCAGGTCTGGAGACTGGAGCAATCACCGGAAATGAAACGTATGTCTGTGGAGGATCTCTCCATGTGGGAGATTACGATATTCACTGCCATTTGAGAAGCGGACATGGAACACAGACGATAGAAGAAGCAATTGCAAATTCCTGTAACGTTGCATTGATGCAGATCGCAGAAGCCATCGGAGTAGAAAATTTTACCAAATATCAGAGAATTTTTGGCTTTGGACAATATACGGGAATCGATCTTCCGAACGAAGGGTATACGGCCAGTCTGTTGTATACAAAAGACAACATGCAGGTGACGGATTTGGCGACCAACTCTTTTGGGCAGAACTTTAATGTGACCATGATCCAGTTGGCAAGTGGTTTTTGTTCCTTGGTGAATGGTGGAAACTACTATGAGCCTCATGTGGTAAAGCAGATCCAGGATGAGGATGGAAATGTATTGGAGACAAAGGATCCGGTTCTTTTGAAAAAGACCATTTCGTCAGAAACTTCTGATCAGGTAAGACAATATATGAAAGCCGTTGTGGATTACGGAACCGGAACTTCTGCACAGGTAGAGGGATATGAAATTGGTGGAAAAACGGGTACAGCGGAAAAGCTTCCTCGTGGAAATGGAAACTATCTTCTTTCCTTTATTGGGTATGCACCGGTGGAAAATCCGGAAGTAGTAATTTATGTAGTGATTGACGAACCGAATGTGGAAAATCAGTCGGTGAGTTCTTATATTATGGAACTGTCCCAGAAGATAATGGCGAAAGCTTTTCCTTACTTGAATATCACACGATCAGAGAGTGCAACAGCAACTGGAGGAAATGGAAGTTCTCAGAATGATTATCAGGATTATGATAGTTCCTATGAGGATAATTATTCGAATGATTCCGGATATTATGAAGATGAAAGCGGATCCTACGACCCGGATTATACCGACTGGGCGGACAGCGGTTATGATGATGAAGAATAG
- the rsmH gene encoding 16S rRNA (cytosine(1402)-N(4))-methyltransferase RsmH, with amino-acid sequence MAFQHTSVLLHETVDGLNIRPDGIYVDATLGGGGHAFQVCSRLDSKGRFIGIDQDAAAIEAASARLSVFGEKVTIIRSNYCDMKARLQEIGIDKVDGIMIDLGVSSYQLDTADRGFSYRMDAPLDMRMDQRQTMTAKDIVNTYSEMELFHVIRDYGEDRFAKNIAKHIVAERQKSPIETTGQLVEIIRQSIPMKVQKTTGHPAKRTFQAIRIELNRELDVLKDTLDDMIDLLNPGGRLCVITFHSLEDRIVKSNFRRNENPCTCPSDFPVCVCGKVSKGRVVTRKPILPGEEELEVNSRSKSAKLRIFERA; translated from the coding sequence ATGGCATTTCAACACACTTCAGTATTACTACATGAAACCGTAGATGGGCTGAACATCCGACCGGATGGAATCTACGTGGATGCTACACTGGGCGGAGGCGGACATGCTTTCCAGGTGTGTAGCAGACTTGACAGCAAGGGGAGATTTATAGGTATAGACCAGGACGCGGCGGCGATCGAAGCGGCAAGCGCCCGATTAAGTGTCTTCGGGGAGAAGGTCACGATAATCCGAAGCAATTATTGTGATATGAAGGCACGGCTTCAGGAAATAGGGATTGATAAAGTAGATGGGATCATGATCGATCTCGGAGTTTCATCTTATCAGCTTGATACGGCTGACCGGGGATTTTCCTACCGAATGGATGCTCCTCTGGATATGAGAATGGACCAGAGACAGACCATGACCGCAAAAGATATTGTCAATACTTATTCTGAAATGGAACTTTTTCATGTGATTCGCGACTATGGGGAGGATCGTTTCGCAAAGAATATTGCAAAACATATCGTAGCCGAACGACAGAAGAGTCCCATCGAAACAACCGGACAGCTGGTGGAGATCATCAGACAGTCTATCCCGATGAAAGTGCAGAAGACTACGGGACATCCCGCAAAACGTACTTTCCAGGCGATCCGGATCGAATTGAACCGGGAACTGGACGTATTAAAAGATACGCTGGATGATATGATTGATCTGTTGAATCCGGGTGGGAGATTATGCGTGATCACCTTCCATTCACTGGAAGATCGGATCGTAAAAAGTAATTTCCGGAGAAATGAAAATCCATGTACCTGTCCAAGTGATTTTCCGGTATGTGTGTGCGGAAAGGTGTCCAAGGGGAGAGTGGTCACCAGAAAGCCAATCCTTCCAGGTGAGGAGGAACTGGAAGTCAACAGCAGATCCAAGAGCGCGAAGCTTCGGATCTTCGAAAGAGCATAA
- the mraZ gene encoding division/cell wall cluster transcriptional repressor MraZ, with product MLLGEYNHTIDEKGRLIIPAKFRNDLGENVVICKGLEGCLFVYSQEEWESFVNELKSLPRMNKDARIFQRYFFGSANELTYDKQGRVLVPPSLRKDAGLEKEVTLVGVQDRVEIWDKDLWEERSEVSEEDLDAIADRMESIGIRI from the coding sequence ATGTTATTAGGAGAATACAATCATACGATCGATGAAAAAGGAAGATTGATTATTCCAGCTAAGTTTCGCAACGATCTGGGAGAAAATGTTGTGATCTGTAAAGGGCTGGAAGGCTGCCTTTTTGTGTATTCTCAGGAAGAATGGGAAAGTTTCGTAAATGAGTTAAAATCTTTACCACGGATGAACAAGGATGCCAGAATTTTTCAGCGTTACTTTTTCGGAAGCGCCAACGAACTGACGTATGACAAGCAGGGGAGAGTACTTGTCCCACCGTCACTTCGTAAAGATGCGGGGCTGGAGAAGGAAGTGACCCTGGTGGGAGTCCAGGATCGCGTGGAGATCTGGGACAAGGATCTTTGGGAAGAACGCAGCGAAGTATCCGAAGAAGATCTGGATGCGATCGCAGATCGTATGGAATCGATCGGAATCCGTATCTGA
- a CDS encoding DegV family protein: MSYKVIVDSCGELTEQMKESGRFVTAPLQLQVEDHIITDDDTFDQAAFLKLVAESPECPKSSCPSPESYMNSYHCDADHVYAVTLSAELSGSYNSAVLGKNLYEEEYGEKQIHVFNSRSASVGETLIALKIQECEEVGMEFEQVIEQVNAFIDEQHTYFVLESLDALRKNGRLTGIKALVATALNIKPVMGSTPEGTIYQLGQGRGMKKALTKMVDSVVAEVIHPEQKILAISHCNAPERAEAVRKMIQEKIQVKDSFIIDTRGVSSLYASDGGIIVVI, translated from the coding sequence ATGAGTTATAAAGTAATCGTGGACAGTTGTGGAGAACTGACAGAACAGATGAAAGAAAGCGGTCGGTTTGTGACAGCACCGCTGCAGCTTCAGGTAGAAGATCATATCATTACAGATGATGATACATTTGATCAGGCAGCATTTTTAAAGCTGGTGGCAGAAAGTCCGGAGTGTCCGAAATCTTCCTGTCCTTCCCCGGAAAGTTATATGAATTCTTACCACTGTGATGCGGATCATGTTTATGCAGTGACACTTTCCGCAGAACTGAGTGGTTCTTACAACAGCGCAGTACTGGGGAAGAATTTATATGAAGAAGAGTATGGAGAGAAACAGATCCATGTGTTCAATTCCCGGTCTGCATCGGTTGGGGAGACACTGATCGCATTAAAGATCCAGGAATGTGAAGAAGTGGGAATGGAGTTTGAACAGGTGATTGAACAAGTCAATGCTTTTATAGATGAACAGCATACCTATTTTGTACTGGAAAGTCTGGATGCTCTTCGTAAAAATGGAAGATTGACGGGGATTAAAGCGTTGGTAGCAACTGCGCTGAATATTAAACCGGTCATGGGTTCCACACCGGAAGGTACGATCTACCAGTTAGGGCAGGGCAGAGGGATGAAAAAAGCCCTGACGAAGATGGTAGACAGTGTGGTAGCAGAAGTAATCCACCCGGAACAGAAGATTCTTGCAATTTCCCATTGTAATGCACCGGAGCGGGCGGAGGCAGTCCGGAAAATGATCCAGGAAAAGATCCAGGTGAAAGACAGTTTTATTATTGATACAAGAGGAGTCAGCTCTCTTTATGCAAGTGACGGAGGAATCATTGTTGTGATTTAG
- a CDS encoding FtsW/RodA/SpoVE family cell cycle protein, which yields MKSRTVQPIRSGKRSGDHFITSFLRWYQKKKAKEQYFDYNLLMIVIFLTCFGLVMLYSTSSYTAQDKFGSSTYYFSRQAIISVVCFAAMMIVSEIDYHLYAPFVWHIYGLAMFMMALVRWSPLGVESYGSRRWLQLPAGLTMQPSELAKVAIILLMPYLLCKAGKYAYSLEGMIRTMIPGLVAAGAVYYLTDNLSTAIIVAGITAGLIFVVHPKKKPFLIAVCIAALLMFLGVQFILANADSLAESGFRMQRVLSWLKPEEYAADGSYQVTQALYAIGSGGVFGKGLGNSTQKMVIPEVQNDMILSIVCEELGIFGALVVLFLFAFLLYRLLFIAQNAPDMYGSLVASGIFMHIALQVIFNVMVVTKVMPTTGITLPFVSYGGTSILFLMAEMGIALNISRSIPLSGE from the coding sequence ATGAAGAGTCGAACGGTACAGCCGATCCGGAGCGGAAAACGATCCGGGGATCATTTTATCACAAGCTTTCTGAGATGGTATCAGAAGAAAAAAGCAAAGGAACAGTATTTTGATTATAATCTGCTGATGATTGTAATTTTTCTGACGTGTTTTGGTCTGGTTATGTTATACAGTACCAGTTCTTATACTGCTCAGGATAAATTTGGAAGCAGTACGTATTATTTCAGTCGTCAGGCGATCATCAGCGTGGTGTGCTTTGCGGCGATGATGATTGTATCAGAAATCGATTATCATCTGTATGCACCTTTTGTCTGGCATATTTACGGACTGGCGATGTTTATGATGGCGTTGGTACGCTGGTCTCCGCTGGGTGTAGAAAGTTACGGATCCAGACGTTGGCTCCAGCTTCCCGCAGGTTTAACCATGCAGCCGTCAGAGTTGGCGAAGGTGGCGATTATCCTGCTGATGCCGTATCTGTTATGCAAAGCAGGAAAATATGCATATTCGCTGGAGGGAATGATCCGGACGATGATCCCGGGGCTGGTCGCAGCCGGTGCGGTATATTATCTGACGGACAACCTGAGTACGGCCATCATTGTGGCGGGAATTACGGCTGGATTGATTTTTGTTGTTCATCCGAAGAAGAAACCGTTTCTGATTGCAGTATGCATTGCGGCACTTTTGATGTTTTTGGGCGTGCAGTTCATTCTGGCCAATGCGGACAGTCTGGCGGAAAGTGGATTCCGTATGCAGAGAGTGTTGTCCTGGCTGAAACCGGAGGAATATGCAGCGGACGGAAGTTATCAGGTGACGCAGGCACTTTATGCCATTGGTTCCGGTGGTGTGTTCGGAAAAGGGCTGGGAAACAGTACCCAGAAAATGGTGATTCCGGAGGTGCAGAACGATATGATCTTATCGATTGTATGTGAAGAACTTGGAATCTTCGGGGCACTGGTGGTATTGTTCCTGTTTGCGTTTCTTCTGTATCGCTTATTGTTTATCGCACAAAATGCACCGGATATGTATGGATCTCTTGTTGCGTCCGGAATTTTTATGCATATTGCACTTCAGGTTATTTTTAATGTGATGGTTGTGACGAAGGTGATGCCGACAACCGGAATTACCCTTCCTTTTGTCAGCTACGGAGGTACGTCGATCCTGTTTTTGATGGCAGAAATGGGAATTGCGTTGAATATTTCCAGAAGTATTCCGTTGTCAGGGGAATAG
- the asnB gene encoding asparagine synthase (glutamine-hydrolyzing) — protein sequence MCGFVGFVGEVEDREQVLTNMMNTIVHRGPDSEGKYVDEDAALGFRRLSIIDLSAVGDQPLYNEDRTLVLTFNGEIYNYQELRKELVEAGHVFTSNTDSETLIHGYEQWGEKLVDRLRGMYAFVIWDTQKKKMFGARDIFGIKPLYYAQMNGTFMYGSEIKAFMEHPKYDKVFNEAALANYLSFQFVPTNETFFKGVFCLQPGHYFTYENGKMEITRFFEPDFRGDTKKSFDEIVDDVERVMKDSVAMHKISDVEVASYLSSGVDSSYLTYLGQVDRTFTVGFDEGKYSEIQDAKEFAASINMKNDAKVISPEEYWDKLSDIQYYMDEPVADPAAIALYFLSQEASKKVKVVLSGEGSDELFGGYNIYCEPLEHTGFNKVPMPVRRALGWFAERCLPRGMKGRGFLMRHGKTLEERYFANATNIFTEREANKILKKGCEPGIQKVTKPLYDRVKGKDPVTKMQYVDMHLWLVHDILMKGDKMGMANSLEVRVPFLDKKVLELAETLPLDYKVRAPKTKVALRGAAEKVIRSKTAEKKKLGFPIPIRVWLKEDAYYNRVKEMFESDAAKQFFNTDLLLKMLDDHKAGKNTNEKTDNSRKIWTVYIFLVWYDRYFGHGKPVHPVMDRPVAYANA from the coding sequence ATGTGCGGATTTGTAGGATTTGTTGGAGAGGTTGAGGATAGAGAGCAGGTATTGACCAATATGATGAATACCATTGTACACAGGGGACCAGACAGTGAGGGAAAATATGTAGATGAAGACGCGGCTCTGGGGTTCCGCCGTCTGAGTATCATCGATCTTTCTGCAGTCGGAGATCAGCCTTTATATAATGAAGACCGGACATTGGTTCTGACGTTTAACGGGGAAATTTATAACTATCAGGAACTGAGAAAGGAATTGGTGGAGGCAGGACATGTCTTTACATCCAATACGGATTCTGAGACTTTGATCCATGGATATGAACAGTGGGGCGAAAAACTGGTGGACAGGCTCCGCGGAATGTATGCGTTTGTGATCTGGGATACCCAGAAGAAGAAAATGTTCGGTGCGCGAGATATTTTCGGTATTAAACCATTATATTATGCACAGATGAACGGAACGTTTATGTATGGATCCGAGATCAAGGCGTTTATGGAACATCCAAAATATGACAAGGTGTTTAATGAAGCAGCACTTGCAAACTATCTGTCTTTCCAGTTCGTGCCGACCAATGAAACGTTTTTCAAAGGGGTATTCTGCCTGCAGCCGGGACATTATTTTACCTATGAAAATGGAAAAATGGAGATCACCCGTTTCTTTGAACCGGATTTCAGAGGAGATACGAAGAAATCTTTTGATGAGATCGTGGATGATGTGGAGCGCGTGATGAAAGATTCAGTTGCCATGCATAAGATCAGTGATGTGGAAGTCGCATCTTATCTTTCCAGTGGAGTGGATTCCAGTTATCTGACTTATCTTGGTCAGGTGGACCGTACGTTTACCGTGGGATTTGATGAGGGAAAATACAGTGAGATCCAGGATGCAAAGGAGTTTGCGGCAAGTATCAATATGAAGAATGACGCAAAGGTGATTTCACCGGAGGAATATTGGGACAAGCTTTCTGATATCCAGTATTATATGGATGAGCCGGTTGCGGATCCGGCGGCGATTGCATTGTATTTCTTAAGTCAGGAAGCATCAAAAAAAGTAAAGGTTGTACTTTCCGGGGAAGGCTCGGATGAGTTGTTTGGCGGATATAATATTTACTGTGAGCCGTTGGAACATACCGGATTTAACAAAGTACCGATGCCGGTTCGAAGAGCACTGGGCTGGTTTGCGGAGCGCTGCCTGCCGAGAGGCATGAAGGGCCGTGGGTTCCTGATGCGCCACGGAAAGACTTTGGAAGAACGATATTTTGCAAATGCAACCAATATCTTTACAGAGCGGGAAGCAAATAAGATTCTGAAAAAGGGATGTGAGCCGGGAATCCAGAAGGTAACGAAGCCTTTATATGACCGGGTAAAGGGAAAAGATCCGGTGACGAAAATGCAGTATGTGGACATGCATCTGTGGCTGGTACATGATATTCTGATGAAGGGCGACAAGATGGGAATGGCAAATTCGCTGGAAGTTCGGGTGCCGTTCCTGGACAAGAAGGTTCTGGAACTGGCGGAAACATTGCCGCTTGACTATAAGGTACGTGCACCGAAGACAAAAGTAGCCTTAAGAGGGGCAGCGGAAAAGGTGATCCGCAGCAAAACAGCTGAAAAGAAGAAACTGGGATTCCCAATCCCGATTCGTGTATGGTTAAAAGAAGATGCGTATTACAACCGGGTAAAAGAAATGTTTGAATCGGATGCGGCAAAGCAGTTTTTCAATACAGATTTGCTTTTGAAGATGCTGGATGATCATAAGGCCGGAAAAAATACCAACGAGAAGACGGATAACAGTCGTAAGATCTGGACGGTTTATATTTTCCTGGTATGGTATGACAGATACTTCGGACATGGAAAACCGGTACATCCGGTGATGGATCGCCCGGTAGCATATGCAAATGCATAG